ATCGGGCGTTTCGTGTTCGAACGTCTGAATTTCGACCGTGCGCCCGTCGGGGTCGGCGGCGAAGAACTGGTAGATGTCGTACTGGTCGTTGTAGTGTGGCTCCTCGCGGACCGTCTCGCCCAGCCGGTCGTGCATCGTCTCGACCGCCGCGCGCGTCTCGTAGACGAAGGTGAGGATACCTTCCGTCTCGGTCTCGTCGGCGTCACAGAAGCCGAACCGGAAGCCGTCGTGGCTGAGAATCGTACAGCCGGGCTGTTCGAGCCACACCGACGCGTCGACGCGATTGCGATACCACTCGACGAGCCGCTCGCGTCCGGTCGTCCGGAAGAAGACGATGCCTGCCATACGCCGCCTTCGCCGGCGCGGCTGAAGAATCCTACCGACCGATGGTGCCCTGACGCGTCACTTCGGCGTCGGGGTCGATGGTGAACGCGACGACGATACTCTCCTCGCGTGCGGTCGCCGAGAGTGGTTCACCAGCGGTGTAGAGTCCGGTCTCGGCCTCGGTGAACGTCTCGCCGCCCGCGTCGAGTTCACCCTCGAACACGTAGAAGTAGGTGTCACGGCCCTCGGCGGTCGGAATCTCGACCGTCGCGCCCTCGCCGACGCGCACGTCGTAGAGGTCGATTTCGTTGCGGACGAACAGCGGCGCGTCGGTCCCCTCCGGTCCGAACAGGTGTCGCCACTCGTTTTCCACGGGGTCGGGAATCGGCTCGTGTTGGATGTTCGGCTCCATGTTCAGGGTGTGCGGGCGGACGAAAATCTGGAGCATCCGCAGCGGCGGGTCCTCGGGGTTGGTGCGCTCCTCGTGCCAGAACTCGCGGCCGGCGTTCATCACCATCAGGTGGTCGCTGTCGGTGACGAGCACGTTGTCGTCACCGTCGTCGTGGCGCATCACGCCCGCCGGCACCCACGAGATGATGTCCTCGTTCCGGTGTGGATGCATTCCGATGAGCGTGTCCGGGTCCA
This portion of the Halosegnis longus genome encodes:
- a CDS encoding pirin family protein codes for the protein MSLDAEAEQETVAGLHKAPRTNVTQNQGKFRTHFNFPGRNPPDHEDHGYGPLSTVVESFMDPDTLIGMHPHRNEDIISWVPAGVMRHDDGDDNVLVTDSDHLMVMNAGREFWHEERTNPEDPPLRMLQIFVRPHTLNMEPNIQHEPIPDPVENEWRHLFGPEGTDAPLFVRNEIDLYDVRVGEGATVEIPTAEGRDTYFYVFEGELDAGGETFTEAETGLYTAGEPLSATAREESIVVAFTIDPDAEVTRQGTIGR
- a CDS encoding glyoxalase gives rise to the protein MAGIVFFRTTGRERLVEWYRNRVDASVWLEQPGCTILSHDGFRFGFCDADETETEGILTFVYETRAAVETMHDRLGETVREEPHYNDQYDIYQFFAADPDGRTVEIQTFEHETPDS